CGTTCTTGGTTATAAAAAGCCGTAGTTACTTCGCTAGGATTCAACTGACAAACGCGTATATTAAATGGTCGCAATTCTGCTTGCCAACATTGTGTTAAGGCTCTGACAGCAAATTTAGAAGCGGCATAGACACTTCCTCCAGCAAAACCTTTTACACTAGCCGAAGAACCAATATTGATAATAGTACCACTCTCTTGTTCTTTCATTACCGATATGATGGATTTTGATAATAAAGCCAGTCCAAAAACATTGGTATTGAAAATTTGTTCAAAATCAGATGAAGTAACTTCTTCTATTTTCTGAAAAGTACCTATTCCCGCATTATTAATCAAAGCATCTACTTTACCATCTAAAGCTTCTATACATTGTTGAGCGTTATCAGAAATATTTTCTTGGTCTGAAATGTCAAAAACTAGGGTTTGAGCTCCCGTATATTTAGCAGCTTCTTCAAGTCTTTGAGCAGACCGTCCCGTAATCAAAACTTTCGCTCCTTTTTGTACTAAAATTTTGGCTGTTTCTTTGCCTATTCCTAGACTACCGCCAGTCAGAAGTATGTGTTTACCTTTTAAATTCATATTTAGTCTAAAGTGATGTTTTTTTCAACTGAACCGTTTTTATAAATCAGAAATTGTAGCTGATTAGATGTAGGTTGTATAGTCTTTCCCTCAAGGTTTCTTATCTCCTTAAGTTGGTTGGGCTTGGCCTCTTTGTCATCAATATTTGAGGTGTATGGCCATAGTCGTATGCCTACTGGCAAATGGTCAGAGATGCAGTTGTCGTAACCATAAAAACCATTACTAAAGTATTGCGCCATATTCATGGTTGTCACATAGTTGTATGCGTTATTAAACTCATCAAAAAGCTCATTAGTAATGATTATGTGGTCTAGGTGTGAAGGCCAAGAAGGAAAAGACCATTGTGAAGTAGGAAAATCCAAAATTGGTGTATCAGTAAACAGATAATTCTCGCTATCGTCTATAAAGGATTGAAAGACGTTGTTACTGATGTTATCTT
This DNA window, taken from Flavobacteriales bacterium, encodes the following:
- a CDS encoding SDR family oxidoreductase, translating into MNLKGKHILLTGGSLGIGKETAKILVQKGAKVLITGRSAQRLEEAAKYTGAQTLVFDISDQENISDNAQQCIEALDGKVDALINNAGIGTFQKIEEVTSSDFEQIFNTNVFGLALLSKSIISVMKEQESGTIINIGSSASVKGFAGGSVYAASKFAVRALTQCWQAELRPFNIRVCQLNPSEVTTAFYNQERQERAEVHNKLSPKEIAHSILSVLEMEDKGFITELNVWATNPF